The following coding sequences lie in one Paracidovorax avenae genomic window:
- a CDS encoding phosphoribosyltransferase translates to MLTEDGKHLYVSYDEYHGLIEKLALKVHQSGWQFDTILCLARGGLRPGDILSRIFDKPLAIMSTSSYRAEAGTVQGHLDIARFITTPKGEIAGRVLLVDDLADSGHTLNAVISLLKSNYAPISELRSAVIWTKAMSTFTPDYSVEFLPTNPWIHQPFEGYDHLTPEKLMEKWTL, encoded by the coding sequence ATGTTGACTGAAGACGGCAAGCACCTCTATGTGAGCTACGACGAGTACCACGGCCTGATCGAAAAGCTGGCCCTGAAGGTGCACCAGTCCGGCTGGCAATTCGACACCATCCTGTGCCTGGCACGTGGTGGCTTGCGGCCGGGGGACATCCTGAGCCGCATCTTCGACAAGCCGCTGGCCATCATGTCCACCAGTTCCTACCGTGCAGAGGCCGGGACGGTGCAGGGCCATCTCGATATCGCCCGGTTCATCACCACGCCCAAGGGGGAAATCGCGGGTCGCGTTCTTCTCGTCGATGACCTGGCCGACTCGGGCCATACCTTGAACGCCGTCATCTCGCTCCTGAAGTCCAACTACGCTCCGATCTCGGAACTGCGCAGCGCGGTCATCTGGACGAAGGCGATGTCCACCTTCACGCCGGACTACTCCGTGGAGTTCCTGCCCACCAATCCCTGGATCCATCAGCCGTTCGAGGGGTATGACCACCTCACCCCCGAAAAATTGATGGAAAAATGGACGCTGTGA